The Citrifermentans bemidjiense Bem genome window below encodes:
- a CDS encoding TetR/AcrR family transcriptional regulator produces MRITEQAKQQCRARILEKASELFCARGFDQTTTRDIALAAGVAAGTMFNYFPSKETMAMTMVSDALAEGEAEFRGRTCGELVEDLFGFIASGLRRLRPLRPFLGPVLERSLSPFPRKNVCPVGEAARQRHLDFMQQILARHGFSSAPDYVATTIYWSLYLGVLAFWTSDPSPNQEASQALVDYSVRTFVHIISGSAGVDGGEHVL; encoded by the coding sequence ATGCGTATCACCGAGCAGGCAAAACAGCAGTGCCGGGCACGGATCCTGGAGAAGGCATCCGAACTCTTTTGCGCCCGCGGCTTCGACCAGACCACCACCCGCGACATCGCGCTTGCCGCAGGGGTCGCCGCAGGAACCATGTTCAATTACTTCCCCAGCAAGGAGACGATGGCGATGACCATGGTCTCCGACGCGCTCGCCGAAGGGGAGGCGGAATTCCGGGGTCGCACCTGCGGCGAGCTTGTCGAGGATCTCTTCGGCTTCATCGCCTCGGGGCTTCGCAGGCTGCGCCCCCTGCGCCCTTTCCTCGGCCCCGTGCTGGAGCGCTCGCTAAGCCCGTTCCCGCGCAAGAACGTTTGCCCCGTGGGAGAGGCGGCGCGTCAGCGGCACCTCGACTTCATGCAGCAGATCCTGGCCAGGCACGGGTTCAGCTCCGCACCGGATTACGTCGCCACGACCATTTATTGGTCGCTCTACCTGGGTGTGCTTGCCTTCTGGACCAGCGACCCGTCACCGAACCAGGAAGCCAGCCAGGCGCTGGTCGACTACTCGGTCCGTACTTTTGTGCATATTATCTCCGGCAGCGCCGGGGTAGATGGAGGTGAGCATGTCCTGTAA
- a CDS encoding tautomerase family protein, whose amino-acid sequence MPVVRVTWFEGKDTQTKKAVAAEITESIVRNTGTDPKYIYVIFEDVAPSDWAGEGKLFSE is encoded by the coding sequence ATGCCCGTTGTACGTGTTACCTGGTTTGAAGGTAAAGACACCCAAACCAAAAAGGCAGTTGCAGCTGAGATCACTGAAAGCATCGTCAGGAATACCGGTACAGATCCGAAGTACATCTACGTCATCTTCGAAGACGTGGCGCCATCTGACTGGGCTGGGGAAGGGAAGTTGTTCAGCGAATGA
- a CDS encoding alpha/beta fold hydrolase, with protein sequence MRNKTFLAICAISFILSVSDAIAAPALAVLGRDYEFPNKISGLPAKLSDFKDLEIKFFNTSDGVRLSYWEAGKGKPLIFVPAWSANGAEYVNVLFLLSKQYHVYVLDPRNQGLSQNIDSGMRISRLSMDLKEFTDHIGVKSADYCGWSMGASVLWSYIDLFGINGVRKVIFVDEPPSILTRPGWTEQERLNAAAMADSPQQVLNALTSGAPHPLVERFNAMDSPYYENSKSFARLFIKSDMKYMSLIMYDHASNDWRDVISKKIKVPTAIFTGEYSSYNLPSQRWMASVIPNARLYVYTKEEQGDHFLMFKNPFKFTQDLREFLER encoded by the coding sequence ATGCGAAACAAAACCTTCTTAGCCATTTGCGCCATATCTTTCATCTTGTCCGTTAGCGACGCCATAGCAGCGCCGGCCCTGGCCGTTCTCGGCAGGGACTATGAGTTCCCCAATAAGATCAGTGGGCTACCCGCGAAACTCTCCGACTTCAAAGATCTGGAAATCAAATTTTTCAATACGAGCGATGGGGTGAGGCTTAGCTATTGGGAAGCCGGTAAAGGCAAGCCCCTCATCTTCGTTCCGGCGTGGTCCGCAAATGGCGCAGAATATGTAAATGTGCTGTTTTTGCTCAGCAAACAGTACCACGTCTACGTTCTCGATCCGCGCAATCAAGGGCTTTCTCAGAATATTGATTCGGGTATGAGAATCAGCAGACTATCAATGGATCTAAAGGAATTCACCGATCACATCGGGGTGAAGTCTGCCGACTACTGTGGATGGTCGATGGGAGCCTCAGTCCTGTGGAGCTACATCGATCTGTTCGGTATAAATGGTGTCCGCAAGGTGATTTTCGTGGACGAACCGCCGTCTATTCTCACACGGCCAGGCTGGACGGAACAAGAACGCCTGAATGCGGCCGCAATGGCTGATTCTCCGCAGCAAGTACTAAACGCCCTCACTTCCGGCGCACCCCATCCTCTTGTCGAACGTTTTAATGCGATGGACTCGCCTTATTACGAAAACTCCAAGAGCTTTGCCCGGCTCTTTATCAAGAGCGATATGAAATACATGAGCCTTATCATGTATGACCATGCCAGCAATGACTGGCGCGATGTAATAAGCAAGAAGATCAAAGTGCCAACGGCAATTTTCACCGGCGAATACAGCAGCTATAACCTGCCCAGCCAGCGCTGGATGGCTTCGGTCATCCCCAACGCTCGGTTGTACGTCTACACAAAGGAAGAACAAGGGGATCACTTCCTCATGTTCAAGAACCCGTTCAAATTCACGCAGGACCTGCGTGAATTTCTGGAACGCTGA
- a CDS encoding DUF1318 domain-containing protein, producing MLLLAALLFGGCTLAKVDVNVVSERTSLENQVLGTYNALSEDVLLVASVRGVSPTGKVDAPQKHSPEHQEAAQALEAIAFHADDVDTFKRLGWVGESLEGTLAPFERALPEKAPADLKAFAARFTEGEFKQVVDEVNRSREILMLRVVRTNENFTAKDLPAIRKVFARINRQNSAPGTRVQGDDGKWVNQ from the coding sequence TTGCTGTTGCTGGCGGCGCTCCTTTTCGGGGGGTGCACGCTGGCCAAGGTGGACGTGAACGTGGTGAGCGAGAGGACCTCGCTGGAAAACCAGGTGCTCGGTACCTATAACGCGCTCTCGGAGGACGTGCTCCTTGTCGCCTCGGTGCGCGGCGTATCCCCCACCGGCAAGGTGGACGCACCGCAGAAACACTCGCCGGAACACCAGGAGGCGGCACAGGCGCTGGAGGCGATAGCTTTCCATGCCGACGACGTGGATACCTTCAAGCGGCTGGGGTGGGTCGGGGAGAGCTTGGAGGGGACGCTCGCCCCCTTCGAGCGCGCGCTTCCGGAAAAGGCGCCGGCTGACCTCAAGGCCTTCGCGGCTCGATTCACGGAGGGGGAATTCAAGCAGGTTGTCGACGAGGTGAACCGGTCCCGCGAGATCCTGATGCTCAGGGTGGTGCGGACCAATGAGAACTTCACCGCGAAGGATCTTCCCGCGATCAGGAAGGTCTTCGCCCGCATCAACCGTCAAAATAGCGCCCCCGGCACCAGGGTCCAGGGTGACGACGGCAAATGGGTGAACCAATGA
- a CDS encoding MarR family winged helix-turn-helix transcriptional regulator, producing MSTPAPRNVIDQIAKIREAANLLIERELQRRGITGIVPAHGLVFSFLFRQNEAIPIKALVQQSGRVKSTVTGMINTLEKHGYIYKQNCSDDARSTLIGLTERGNAIRRDFEEISVILEKQVYGEMLQDDRECLMKLLSVIENNLKA from the coding sequence ATGAGTACTCCAGCCCCACGGAACGTCATCGATCAAATTGCCAAGATACGTGAGGCGGCTAATCTGCTGATTGAAAGAGAGCTCCAGCGGCGTGGCATCACGGGTATTGTGCCGGCCCATGGTTTGGTGTTCTCATTCCTTTTTCGCCAAAACGAGGCAATTCCTATTAAAGCCCTGGTTCAGCAGTCCGGTAGAGTGAAATCAACAGTGACGGGGATGATAAATACTCTCGAAAAGCATGGATACATCTACAAGCAGAATTGCTCCGACGATGCGCGCTCTACGCTTATCGGTCTTACCGAAAGAGGCAACGCGATCCGGCGTGATTTTGAAGAGATCTCGGTTATTTTGGAAAAGCAGGTGTATGGAGAGATGTTGCAGGATGACCGCGAGTGTCTTATGAAACTCTTGTCCGTAATCGAAAACAATCTGAAGGCGTGA
- a CDS encoding ABC1 kinase family protein, translated as MSCNVAVAPASRERLMQLLPRDEDAAARQRLAELVETACSNRPPTSSLSRLWILGSMQAKVAGAYVAWWLRSRLVDPDEKERTKNETHLKAALELFGTMGYLRGAVMKVGQMLTLPEMVPEQYARLLSSLSFEAPPMHYAMVREVFFDEFGREPEEMFASFEKKAFAAASLGQVHRARLHTGEQVAVKIQYPGIARTIQADLKNLRLLLQPMRMGDDWPNLLDKLAEVESVLLAETDYLKEAELAQAVRSHFEPGDGIVVPRVYTECSSLRVLTTEYLQGVHIDEFLASDPSQELRDRFTHLMTMATIRLLYRTHCIMADPNPGNYIFMPDGRLGVIDFGCARMYTDEEWRMQCEAEAAAFRQDEKEMERIIVEASLYESAQEMGAERVELVGRVISWQLEPWLSEGLFDFGDRDFFLRGMEAMRQATKKGYLRGMPLHIWTTRFVLGARAVVYRLKGRCHFKEIYRQESAPR; from the coding sequence ATGTCCTGTAACGTCGCAGTGGCACCCGCCAGCCGCGAGCGCCTTATGCAGCTCCTGCCGCGAGACGAAGACGCCGCCGCTCGCCAGAGGCTTGCCGAGCTGGTCGAGACCGCCTGCAGCAACAGGCCCCCGACGAGCTCGCTTTCCCGCCTCTGGATCCTGGGATCCATGCAGGCGAAGGTCGCCGGCGCCTACGTCGCCTGGTGGCTCAGGAGCCGCTTGGTCGATCCCGACGAGAAGGAGCGGACCAAGAACGAGACCCACCTCAAGGCGGCGCTGGAGCTGTTCGGCACCATGGGGTACCTGCGCGGCGCGGTCATGAAGGTTGGGCAGATGCTGACGCTCCCCGAGATGGTTCCCGAGCAGTACGCCCGCCTGCTCTCCTCGCTCAGCTTCGAGGCCCCGCCGATGCACTACGCCATGGTACGCGAGGTGTTTTTCGACGAATTCGGCCGGGAACCCGAAGAGATGTTCGCCAGCTTCGAGAAGAAGGCCTTCGCCGCCGCATCCCTGGGGCAGGTGCACCGCGCCCGGCTCCATACGGGAGAGCAGGTGGCGGTGAAGATCCAGTATCCCGGGATCGCCCGTACCATCCAGGCAGATCTCAAGAACCTCCGCCTGCTGCTGCAGCCGATGCGCATGGGGGACGATTGGCCGAACCTCCTCGACAAGCTGGCCGAGGTCGAGAGCGTGCTTCTGGCAGAAACCGACTACCTGAAGGAGGCCGAGTTGGCCCAGGCGGTGCGCAGCCATTTTGAGCCGGGGGACGGGATCGTGGTTCCGAGGGTATATACCGAGTGCTCCAGCCTCCGGGTCTTGACCACCGAATATCTGCAAGGGGTACACATAGACGAATTTCTCGCTTCCGACCCGTCGCAGGAACTGCGAGATCGCTTCACCCACCTGATGACCATGGCCACCATCCGTCTTTTGTACCGGACACACTGCATCATGGCCGATCCCAATCCGGGCAACTACATTTTCATGCCGGACGGCAGGCTGGGGGTGATCGACTTCGGCTGCGCCCGCATGTACACCGACGAAGAATGGCGGATGCAGTGCGAGGCCGAAGCGGCAGCGTTCCGGCAGGACGAGAAGGAGATGGAACGCATCATCGTGGAAGCATCGCTCTACGAGTCGGCGCAGGAGATGGGGGCGGAGCGGGTGGAACTGGTGGGGCGGGTGATAAGTTGGCAGTTGGAGCCCTGGCTTTCCGAGGGGCTCTTCGACTTCGGCGACAGGGACTTCTTCCTTCGGGGGATGGAGGCCATGCGGCAAGCCACCAAGAAGGGGTACCTGCGCGGCATGCCATTGCACATCTGGACCACGCGCTTCGTCCTGGGCGCCCGCGCCGTAGTCTATCGGCTCAAGGGGCGCTGCCATTTCAAGGAGATCTACCGGCAGGAGTCGGCACCGAGGTAG
- a CDS encoding cupin domain-containing protein, with protein MEKTGKNYKTVSLGNIKELGRVVLNEQLSLTGSEISINELPAGVSVPFVHAHKRNEEVYVILSGKGRFYIDGEEFAIETGDVVRIDPAGERCIAADPETSIRFICIQTEANSLVQFTQNDGIPVEGKPSWLN; from the coding sequence ATGGAAAAAACAGGTAAAAATTACAAAACAGTGTCCCTTGGCAATATCAAGGAGCTTGGACGCGTGGTCCTGAACGAACAGCTCTCCCTAACTGGATCCGAAATCTCAATCAATGAACTGCCGGCAGGAGTGAGCGTACCGTTTGTTCATGCACACAAGCGCAACGAAGAGGTCTATGTCATTCTAAGCGGTAAAGGTAGGTTTTATATAGACGGCGAGGAATTCGCGATTGAAACCGGGGATGTGGTTCGCATTGATCCTGCTGGAGAGCGCTGCATCGCGGCCGACCCGGAAACCTCCATCCGGTTTATCTGCATTCAGACTGAGGCGAATAGCCTTGTGCAGTTTACTCAGAACGATGGCATTCCTGTTGAGGGTAAGCCTTCCTGGCTGAACTAG